From Chaetodon auriga isolate fChaAug3 chromosome 10, fChaAug3.hap1, whole genome shotgun sequence, a single genomic window includes:
- the LOC143327305 gene encoding protein-glutamine gamma-glutamyltransferase 2-like: MNGMQQTVHNICGADNGHCRLKLVNFEAHENHVSHETQGLSRKHLVVRRGKPFKLTLLFGSPSWSPATERLVLNVWLGDMSKRIPVQPSGKQSDPQGWSAKIYPGDRHPKSVTIHICSPVLSSVGLYHLQVDIEATQNTTRYAVGTFVLLCNPWLKDDPVYMPSDVQIQEYIKSDYGLVYMGSNLNISKQPWSFGQYEPGVLEACLQLLQVSPQHLTDKNKDYILRADPVYISRVICAMVNCNDDYGILEGKWKGSYKDGVKPTEWSSSADILHRWASSKCSPVRYGQCWVFASVLCTVMRVLGIPSRVVTVFNAAHDGDGNMKIVEYYSSTGEKRNVSKDSIWNFHVWVECWMRRPDLGAGFDGWQVVDPTPQEKSAGIYCCGPCPVTAIQRRCGGTPYDFAFICASVDADVLRLIVHNGRVVGKTVDTECVGQIIYTKSINSDRPENLTQNYKKKREQLVRMIAMPCGATLSAQNASDAGSLRSEAGEMSPSLGVSLNIDEVPSVGDSIIICVTVTNQSSSPRVLMEHLNAQLKEYNSSPQETFWKRDKEVHIQPGGVLKLRHTIPPSEYESILVGDDIVNVAVVIKDVRTKERVLAAQEFSIRSPQITIEIEGGDSIQMKKEHTAQVSFTNTLTKTLTGAVLTVEGCGLLQGKHEARLVFLQPGDKIEKTVSIMANSPGTKLLMATFSHSTSLGIVSRSFHKVSVMTE, from the exons ATGAACGGCATGCAGCAGACAGTACACAACatctgtg GCGCCGACAATGGCCACTGCCGACTGAAGTTAGTCAACTTCGAGGCTCATGAAAACCACGTTTCCCATGAGACACAGGGGCTCAGCAGAAAGCACCTGGTGGTGCGACGAGGGAAACCATTCAAACTCACTCTGCTGTTTGGCAGCCCGTCGTGGAGTCCTGCCACTGAAAGACTGGTCCTGAATGTTTGGCTAG GTGATATGTCAAAGAGGATCCCAGTCCAGCCCTCTGGTAAGCAGTCCGATCCCCAAGGCTGGTCTGCCAAAATCTACCCAGGCGACAGGCATCCTAAGTCAGTCACCATCCACATCTGCTCCCCTGTTCTATCCTCTGTTGGTCTGTACCACCTCCAGGTCGACATAGAGGCCACACAGAACACAACGAGGTATGCAGTGGGAACATTTGTGCTGCTCTGCAACCCTTGGCTGAAAG ACGATCCTGTGTACATGCCTTCGGATGTCCAAATACAAGAGTACATCAAGAGTGATTATGGGTTGGTGTACATGGGCAGCAACCTAAACATTAGTAAGCAGCCCTGGTCGTTTGGTCAG TATGAGCCTGGGGTCCTTGAGGCAtgtctgcagctccttcaggtcAGCCCTCAGCACctcacagacaaaaacaaggactACATCCTACGAGCAGACCCTGTCTACATCAGCAGGGTGATCTGTGCTATG GTGAACTGTAATGATGATTATGGTATTTTGGAAGGCAAGTGGAAGGGCAGCTACAAAGACGGTGTCAAGCCCACAGAGTGGAGCAGCAGCGCCGACATCCTTCACCGCTGGGCCTCGTCCAAATGCAGCCCTGTGCGCTATGGGCAGTGCTGGGTCTTTGCATCTGTCCTCTGCACAG TGATGAGAGTGCTGGGGATTCCTTCCCGGGTGGTGACAGTTTTTAACGCAGCCCATGACGGTGACGGCAACATGAAAATTGTAGAATACTACTCAAGCACAGGGGAAAAGCGCAACGTGTCAAAGGACAGCATTTG GAACTTCCATGTGTGGGTGGAGTGCTGGATGAGGAGACCAGACCTCGGTGCAGGGTTCGATGGCTGGCAGGTAGTGGACCCGACGCCCCAGGAGAAGAGTGCAG GGATATACTGCTGTGGCCCTTGCCCAGTAACTGCCATTCAGCGACGTTGCGGTGGCACCCCTTACGACTTTGCATTCATCTGTGCCTCTGTTGACGCCGATGTCCTACGACTGATTGTGCACAACGGACGGGTGGTGGGCAAGACAGTGGACACTGAGTGCGTGGGACAGATCATCTACACCAAGAGCATCAATTCAGACAGACCCGAGAATCTGACACAGAATTATAAGAAGAAAA GGGAACAACTTGTCAGAATGATAGCGATGCCATGTGGAG CTACTCTCTCAGCACAAAATGCTTCTGATGCTGGTTCACTGCGTAGTGAGGCGG GAGAAATGTCGCCTAGTTTGGGGGTGTCCCTAAACATAGATGAGGTGCCATCGGTGGGTGACAGCATCATCATATGCGTCACGGTCACAAACCAGTCAAGCAGCCCCAGGGTCCTGATGGAGCACCTGAACGCTCAGCTGAAGGAATACAACAGCAGCCCACAGGAGACCTTCtggaaaagagacaaagaagtgCACATCCAgccaggtggag TTCTGAAGCTCCGCCACACCATCCCGCCCTCTGAGTATGAGTCGATCCTTGTGGGTGATGACATTGTGAACGTGGCAGTGGTGATAAAGGACGTGAGGACCAAAGAAAGAGTCCTGGCCGCACAGGAGTTCAGTATAAGATCACCACAGATTACCATAGAG ATTGAAGGAGGGGACAGCATCCAGATGAAGAAGGAGCACACAGCCCAGGTGTCCTTCACCAACACTTTGACCAAAACCCTGACTGGCGCCGTGCTAACCGTTGAGGGATGTGGCTTGTTGCAGGGCAAACACGAGGCCAG ACTGGTGTTCCTGCAGCCAGGCGACAAAATAGAGAAGACGGTGTCCATCATGGCCAACTCACCTGGCACTAAACTGCTGATGGCCACTTTCTCACACAGTACCAGCCTGGGCATCGTTTCCAGGAGTTTCCACAAAGTCTCTGTCATGACTGAATGA